The Haladaptatus paucihalophilus DX253 nucleotide sequence ACAAATCGACGCGCCAACGCCTCGTCGAGGGGCTACTGGCCGACAAGATGGCGTTGTTCGGTGCCGTGGTCGTCTTGTTGTTCGTCTTCGTCGCAATCTTCGCGCCGGTCGTCGCACCCCACGACCCCGAGGCCACGTTCGGCTTCATGAAAGCGCCGAACTCCCACTCCGTGGGCAACTACGACGGCGCGCCCGGAACCGAATCCGTGTGGCATCCGCTCGGGACGGACTCGTTCGGGCACGACATCCTCTCGCGCATGATCTACGGTGCGCGGGTTTCGCTGCTCGTGGCCCTCTCGACGGTCGCCGTGGCGTTCACGCTCGGCACGTCCATCGGCCTCCTCGCCGGATTCTACGGCGGCTGGGTCGATAGCGTGCTGATGCGCTACGTCGACTTTCAGTGGGCGTTCCCCGAACTCATCCTCGGGGTCGGTATCATCGCCATCTCCGGCGGGTTGGGCATCACGAACGTCGTCATCGCCATCGGTATCGCGTATATCGACGACTTCGCCCGCCTCGTTCGGGGCGAGGTGCTGTCGCTCCGCGAGGAGGAGTACGTCATGGCGGCCCGCGCCATCGGCATGACCGACAAGCGGATCATGACGCGGGAAATCCTGCCGAACGCGGTCGCGCCGCTCATCGTGCAGGCGACGCTCATGATTCCGCTCGCCATCCTCGCCGAGGCGGGCCTCTCGTTCCTCGGTCTGGGCGTCAAACCGACGACGCCCACGTGGGGGCTGTTGCTCTCGGACGGGCGGCAGTTCATCGGCGAGGCGTGGTGGATAAGCGTCATGCCCGGCCTCGCCATCATGCTGGTAGTCCTCGCGTTCAACATGCTCGGCGACGGTCTCCGCGACATCTTCGACGTGAGCGACGGGGAGGTCGAGAGCCGATGACCGTCCTCGAAGTCGACGGGCTTCACACCCGATTCCCGACCCCCAGAGGGACGGTGGACGCGGTGAACGAGGTGGACTTGCGCATCGAACCCGGCGAAATCGTCGGTCTCGTCGGGGAAAGCGGGTCGGGAAAGAGCGTCCTCGCGGAGAGCATCATGGGCATCGTCGAGGAACCGGGCGAAATCGCGTCGGGCGACATTCGACTCCACGGGGAGTCGCTGCTCGACCTGCCCGAATCGAAGCGCCGTGAAATCCGCGGCGGGACGATTTCGATGGTGTTCCAAGACCCGATGAACAGCCTCAACCCGACGCTGACCGTCGGCGAGCAGATCGCCGAGATGGTCCGACTCCACCAACCCGTCGGCGAGTCGGTGAGCCTTCCGGCGGAACTCAAGCGAAAGCTCGTCGGGTCCTCGAAGAACGGTCAGGCGTGGCGGCGGGCCATCGAGATGCTCGAAAGCGTCGAGATTCCCGAGCCGGAGACGCGGGCGAGCGACTACCCCCACGAGTTCTCCGGCGGCATGCGCCAGCGGGCGATGATAGCCATGGCGCTGGCGGCCGAACCGGACCTGCTCATCGCAGACGAGCCGACGACGGCGCTCGACGTGACGATTCAGGCCCAAATCCTCGACGAACTCAGGGAGTTGAAGGACGCCTTCGACACGTCAATTCTGCTCATCACGCACGACCTCGCGGTCGTGTCCGAGGTGTGCGACCGGGTGAACGTGATGTACGCCGGGGAAATCGTCGAACGCGCCGACGCGACCGAGCTGTTCAGCGACCCGCAACACCCCTACACGCAGGGTCTCATCGCCAGTACGCCGCGTCTCGACGCGCCGATGGACAGCCTCGAACCGATAGACGGGAACGTTCCCGACCTCATCGACATCCCCTTCGCGTGCCACTTCGCGCCGCGCTGTCCCGAAGCCACGCGGGAG carries:
- a CDS encoding ABC transporter permease, with the protein product MTEHTDSNVGHNATTESGAPVESGPIDVPPEYREEEHYEEHKSTRQRLVEGLLADKMALFGAVVVLLFVFVAIFAPVVAPHDPEATFGFMKAPNSHSVGNYDGAPGTESVWHPLGTDSFGHDILSRMIYGARVSLLVALSTVAVAFTLGTSIGLLAGFYGGWVDSVLMRYVDFQWAFPELILGVGIIAISGGLGITNVVIAIGIAYIDDFARLVRGEVLSLREEEYVMAARAIGMTDKRIMTREILPNAVAPLIVQATLMIPLAILAEAGLSFLGLGVKPTTPTWGLLLSDGRQFIGEAWWISVMPGLAIMLVVLAFNMLGDGLRDIFDVSDGEVESR
- a CDS encoding ABC transporter ATP-binding protein; the protein is MTVLEVDGLHTRFPTPRGTVDAVNEVDLRIEPGEIVGLVGESGSGKSVLAESIMGIVEEPGEIASGDIRLHGESLLDLPESKRREIRGGTISMVFQDPMNSLNPTLTVGEQIAEMVRLHQPVGESVSLPAELKRKLVGSSKNGQAWRRAIEMLESVEIPEPETRASDYPHEFSGGMRQRAMIAMALAAEPDLLIADEPTTALDVTIQAQILDELRELKDAFDTSILLITHDLAVVSEVCDRVNVMYAGEIVERADATELFSDPQHPYTQGLIASTPRLDAPMDSLEPIDGNVPDLIDIPFACHFAPRCPEATRECYEIDPNFRPVDADTDGESNDHVAACLRRGPTEERL